One Myxococcota bacterium genomic region harbors:
- the rplU gene encoding 50S ribosomal protein L21, with protein sequence MYAVVRTGGKQVRVSPGDIVDLDLIEGEPGQSVELAEVLLVGGDEIRVGNPLVAGAKVLAKIEGDASGPKIRIFKYKRRKRYRLSKGHRQHYTRVRIESIEA encoded by the coding sequence ATGTACGCCGTGGTCCGCACAGGTGGTAAGCAGGTCCGGGTGTCGCCCGGCGACATCGTCGATCTCGATCTGATCGAGGGCGAGCCGGGCCAGAGCGTCGAGCTCGCCGAGGTGCTGCTCGTCGGGGGCGACGAGATCCGCGTGGGGAATCCCCTGGTCGCGGGCGCGAAGGTGCTGGCGAAGATCGAGGGCGATGCGTCGGGCCCGAAGATCCGCATCTTCAAGTACAAGCGGCGCAAGCGCTATCGCCTGAGCAAGGGCCACCGGCAGCACTACACCCGCGTGCGCATCGAGTCGATCGAGGCGTAG
- the rpmA gene encoding 50S ribosomal protein L27 has product MAHKKGQGSTRNGRDSNSQRRGTKVYGGETVRAGQVLVRQVGTVIHAGRGVGMGRDFTLFALRDGVVKYYDSRNQKRASIVDANA; this is encoded by the coding sequence ATGGCTCACAAAAAGGGACAGGGCAGCACCCGCAACGGCCGCGACAGCAACTCGCAGCGGCGCGGGACCAAGGTCTACGGCGGCGAGACCGTGCGCGCGGGCCAGGTGCTGGTGCGCCAGGTCGGCACCGTGATCCACGCCGGCCGCGGCGTCGGCATGGGCCGCGACTTCACGCTGTTCGCGCTGCGCGACGGCGTCGTGAAGTACTACGACAGCCGCAATCAGAAGCGCGCGTCCATTGTCGACGCCAACGCGTAA